In Brevibacillus brevis, a genomic segment contains:
- the lplT gene encoding lysophospholipid transporter LplT, whose product MQPLQALYFTQFLSAFADNMILFVIANLLRENGFSPAMLALVSISFFLPYIFLAPLVGPFADKHPKSFVLVIGNLVKAIGVLLLFVIDHSSILLLMLSYFTVGVGAVVYSPAKYGILPELTKGEDELFRANARIEAYTIIAILLGIGGGGAIASIASPLISSGMCLLLYLLSLAMTFFIPRLKGNANIRYGTEIHRFFADFRLLFQRPNTRFALIGTGSFWMSSAVLRVAVLAWIPAALSIDPQSFSVSLILATTSIGIIVGAFLAPRLIPLRQFTRSLAYGFGMFLIIVLFPWIHVTAIAICFLLLVGFMGGVFIIPMNTVLQEEGGQLVGSGKTIAIQNFVENALMAAGSGIYYLIVYAGTSISGAIVGQGLLLLLFLLYLGALRKKERSLSAS is encoded by the coding sequence ATGCAACCTTTGCAAGCCTTGTATTTTACCCAGTTCCTGTCTGCCTTTGCCGACAACATGATCTTGTTTGTAATCGCAAACCTGCTGCGGGAGAACGGCTTTTCTCCCGCCATGCTCGCACTCGTCTCCATATCGTTTTTTCTTCCGTACATTTTTCTCGCGCCGTTGGTCGGACCGTTCGCCGACAAGCATCCGAAGTCGTTCGTGCTCGTCATCGGCAACCTGGTCAAGGCCATCGGGGTCCTGCTGCTGTTTGTCATCGATCACTCAAGCATTTTGCTGCTCATGCTCTCCTACTTCACCGTAGGGGTGGGAGCTGTCGTATACTCTCCGGCCAAATACGGGATCTTGCCAGAACTGACGAAGGGCGAGGATGAGCTGTTCCGGGCCAACGCCAGGATCGAAGCGTACACGATCATCGCCATCCTGCTCGGAATCGGCGGAGGCGGGGCGATCGCTTCCATCGCCTCTCCCCTCATCTCGTCGGGGATGTGCCTGCTTCTCTACCTGCTGTCGCTCGCTATGACTTTCTTTATCCCGCGTCTGAAGGGAAACGCGAACATCCGCTATGGTACGGAAATCCACCGCTTCTTCGCGGACTTCCGCCTACTTTTTCAGCGACCGAACACACGATTTGCGCTCATAGGGACCGGCTCGTTCTGGATGAGCTCGGCCGTCCTGCGCGTGGCGGTGCTGGCCTGGATTCCCGCCGCCCTCAGCATCGACCCGCAAAGCTTTTCGGTCTCGCTGATTTTGGCTACGACGTCGATCGGCATCATCGTAGGGGCGTTCCTGGCTCCGCGCTTGATCCCGCTCAGGCAGTTCACGCGCTCGCTGGCCTACGGCTTCGGGATGTTCCTGATCATCGTTTTGTTCCCGTGGATTCACGTAACCGCGATCGCCATCTGCTTCCTGCTGCTCGTCGGCTTCATGGGCGGAGTCTTCATCATCCCGATGAATACGGTCCTTCAGGAGGAAGGAGGGCAGCTGGTCGGATCCGGAAAAACCATCGCGATCCAAAATTTCGTGGAAAACGCGCTGATGGCGGCAGGATCGGGCATCTACTACCTGATTGTCTACGCGGGTACCTCGATCTCGGGCGCAATCGTCGGCCAAGGGCTGCTGCTCCTGCTGTTCCTGCTGTATCTCGGAGCTTTACGCAAAAAAGAACGCAGCCTGAGCGCATCGTAG
- a CDS encoding bifunctional metallophosphatase/5'-nucleotidase, whose protein sequence is MGSVFAGASAPVQAAEAKAANETKITLLGTSDIHGRFMPWDYALDGPNPNGSLTQLFTMIKEIRKENPNTVLLDAGDSIQDNSAELFNDQPQSPMMVAMNEMGYDAWAFGNHEFNFGLDILDKISSQYKGPVLAGNIYKENGERFLPAYTIVERDGIKIGVIGMDTPMISDFEKGTDHLDGLVVKNPVEETKKAVKELQGKVDVMIGLMHMGIENENGIPGTGVADIANAVPELTAIFAGHMHKLVKKEEINGVLITEPDKYGTHLSRIDLTFEKKDGKVVLKSKEATAVPVKNADGTTAVSDPELETKLKPFHEFARADANIVVAELKGMNMVDKNEIEGIPTVQIQETPLSDFFHEVMLYYSKADVVAHQIDNDKAKLDIGPIKKKDIAYNYQYAGGEITVYKVTGKDLKDYMEWAAGYFNQARPGDVTVSFDSKRRASKYSTNDFFGNVKYEIDLTKPYGSRITNLRRLDDTPIKPDDVLKLGMNAYRMEALQAKGGALEGRKFEQLWSSKEESAFGETQGTIRNRAIAYLKEVKKGVYEPTVQHNWKIVGVDTTAPERADVVELINAGILSVPKTEDGKYTNIASINIKDAVTKEEIAEFSAKAKVDAAKLASAKTKGQFYHQLNQARKAAAAAAAPQKP, encoded by the coding sequence ATGGGGAGTGTCTTTGCGGGAGCGTCTGCGCCTGTACAGGCAGCAGAAGCAAAAGCAGCAAATGAAACGAAAATCACGCTGCTGGGTACGTCCGACATCCACGGCAGATTCATGCCATGGGATTACGCGCTGGACGGCCCCAATCCAAACGGAAGCCTGACGCAGCTGTTTACGATGATCAAGGAGATTCGCAAGGAGAATCCCAACACCGTCTTGCTGGATGCAGGCGACTCCATTCAGGACAACTCTGCAGAGCTGTTCAACGACCAGCCGCAGTCTCCGATGATGGTGGCGATGAACGAGATGGGGTATGACGCCTGGGCATTCGGCAACCACGAGTTCAACTTCGGTCTGGACATTCTGGACAAGATCAGCAGCCAGTACAAAGGTCCGGTGCTGGCGGGCAACATTTACAAGGAAAACGGCGAGCGCTTCCTGCCTGCCTACACGATCGTCGAGCGCGACGGAATCAAGATCGGCGTGATCGGGATGGATACGCCGATGATTTCCGACTTTGAAAAAGGAACCGACCATCTGGATGGCCTGGTCGTCAAAAATCCGGTGGAAGAGACCAAGAAAGCCGTGAAAGAGCTGCAAGGCAAGGTAGACGTCATGATCGGCCTCATGCACATGGGGATCGAAAATGAAAACGGCATACCGGGGACGGGCGTAGCCGACATCGCCAACGCCGTACCGGAGCTGACCGCCATCTTCGCCGGCCACATGCACAAGCTGGTGAAAAAGGAAGAGATCAACGGCGTGCTCATCACCGAGCCGGATAAATACGGGACGCATCTTTCCCGCATCGACCTGACCTTTGAAAAGAAAGACGGCAAAGTCGTGCTAAAAAGCAAGGAAGCGACTGCCGTTCCTGTAAAAAATGCGGACGGGACTACAGCTGTGTCCGATCCCGAGCTGGAAACCAAGCTGAAGCCGTTCCACGAGTTTGCGCGGGCAGATGCAAACATCGTCGTGGCCGAGCTCAAAGGCATGAACATGGTGGACAAAAACGAAATCGAAGGAATCCCGACGGTCCAAATCCAGGAGACGCCTTTGTCCGATTTCTTCCACGAAGTGATGCTCTATTACAGCAAGGCGGACGTCGTCGCGCACCAGATCGACAACGACAAGGCCAAGCTGGATATCGGACCGATCAAGAAAAAGGACATCGCCTACAACTATCAGTACGCCGGCGGCGAAATCACCGTCTATAAGGTGACAGGCAAAGATCTCAAGGATTACATGGAGTGGGCGGCAGGCTACTTCAACCAAGCGCGCCCCGGCGACGTGACCGTCAGCTTCGACAGCAAGCGCCGCGCTTCCAAATACAGCACCAACGACTTCTTCGGAAACGTCAAATACGAGATTGACCTGACCAAGCCATACGGCAGCCGCATTACCAACCTGCGCCGCTTGGACGATACGCCGATCAAACCGGACGATGTGCTCAAGCTGGGCATGAACGCGTACCGAATGGAAGCCCTGCAGGCAAAAGGCGGCGCGCTGGAAGGCCGCAAATTCGAGCAGCTCTGGTCGTCCAAGGAAGAGAGCGCCTTCGGTGAAACGCAAGGAACGATCCGCAACCGCGCCATCGCCTATCTGAAAGAAGTGAAAAAGGGCGTGTACGAGCCGACTGTGCAGCACAACTGGAAGATCGTCGGTGTAGATACGACAGCGCCTGAGCGCGCAGATGTGGTGGAGCTGATCAACGCTGGCATCCTTAGCGTGCCGAAAACGGAAGACGGCAAGTACACCAACATCGCGTCGATCAACATCAAGGACGCGGTCACCAAGGAAGAGATCGCCGAGTTTTCCGCCAAGGCGAAAGTAGACGCGGCCAAGCTGGCCAGCGCGAAAACGAAAGGCCAGTTCTATCATCAGCTGAATCAGGCGAGGAAGGCAGCGGCTGCCGCTGCTGCGCCGCAAAAGCCGTAA
- a CDS encoding AMP-binding protein, whose translation MFLVHAFLKAILLLWFRPRVQGLRKIDLSQPSIIIPNHVSLLDAALLSFFLPKEAAFVVNTDIAKKFSFFLRFRKAIAVDPLNPYSIRHMLRVIRSGETLVIFPEGRITTTGGLMKIYSGVGYLAMRTGATVYPVAIQGLERSVFSYLKGKLRLLWFPQVSISVGTPFTIERDEALSMREQKAGASDLILRTLQDELFQSRMKQNVNLFDEVLEAARINGARMEIAKDMTSAINYRTLLIGSYLLGEKLKARLLGKPVVGVFLPNSVGHLITLTSLFRIGKTPAILNFSLGARSLLECCETAHIDTILTSRVFIEKGKLEHVIDAMEPQMNIVYLEDLKASATTLDKLAALVRYMTRQKAQSLENELILFTSGSESKPKGVVLTHTNLYANIQQVTSVIDITSRDKFFNALPMFHSFGLTAGTLLPVIKGIPVFLYPSPLHYKAISELVYDQNATILFGTSTFMAGYGRMAHPYNFYSLRYVFAGAEKLKDDVRKLWMEKFGVRIFEGYGATETAPILSLNTPLANKPGTVGRLMPGMSYRLEPVEGIEKGGQLLVKGPNVMKGYMIHGQGFVPAEEWYQTGDLVEADRDGFLTIQSRLKRFAKIGGEMVSLNLVEELAMTCFGHSGFAAITVSDPRKGERVLLYTTDETVQLSQLRAYLSEKQYSPLLIPGAMRHIKELPLLGSGKTDYVSLKQLAESERE comes from the coding sequence ATGTTTCTCGTTCATGCCTTCCTGAAAGCCATCCTGCTGCTCTGGTTCCGTCCTCGCGTCCAGGGCCTGCGCAAAATCGATCTCTCTCAGCCTTCGATCATCATACCCAACCACGTATCACTCCTCGACGCTGCGCTTCTCTCGTTCTTCCTGCCAAAAGAAGCCGCGTTCGTCGTCAATACGGATATCGCCAAAAAATTCTCGTTCTTTCTGCGTTTCCGCAAGGCTATCGCGGTCGATCCGCTCAATCCGTACTCGATTCGCCATATGCTGCGGGTGATCCGCAGCGGCGAGACGCTGGTCATTTTCCCGGAAGGCCGCATTACCACGACGGGCGGCTTGATGAAAATCTACAGCGGCGTCGGCTATCTTGCCATGCGGACTGGCGCCACCGTCTATCCCGTCGCCATCCAAGGCCTGGAGCGCTCCGTGTTCTCGTATCTGAAAGGAAAGCTGCGCCTCCTGTGGTTCCCGCAAGTATCGATCAGCGTCGGCACGCCCTTTACCATCGAGCGAGACGAAGCGCTGTCCATGCGCGAGCAAAAAGCTGGCGCGAGCGACCTGATCCTGCGCACCCTGCAGGATGAGCTGTTCCAAAGCCGGATGAAGCAAAACGTCAATCTGTTCGACGAAGTCCTGGAGGCCGCCCGCATCAATGGAGCCCGGATGGAAATCGCCAAGGACATGACCAGCGCGATCAACTACCGCACGCTGCTGATCGGCAGCTATCTCCTGGGCGAAAAGCTGAAGGCACGTCTCCTGGGCAAACCGGTCGTCGGCGTGTTCCTCCCGAACTCGGTCGGCCACCTGATCACGCTCACTTCCTTGTTCCGCATCGGGAAAACACCGGCGATCCTGAACTTCTCCCTCGGCGCCCGTTCTCTTCTCGAATGCTGCGAAACGGCTCACATCGACACGATCCTGACCTCGCGCGTCTTTATCGAAAAAGGCAAGCTGGAGCACGTCATCGACGCTATGGAGCCCCAGATGAACATCGTTTATCTGGAGGACCTGAAAGCATCCGCTACGACGCTCGACAAACTGGCCGCCCTGGTTCGCTACATGACCAGACAAAAGGCACAGTCGCTCGAAAACGAACTGATTCTGTTTACATCCGGCAGCGAAAGCAAACCGAAAGGCGTCGTCCTGACGCACACCAACCTGTACGCGAATATCCAGCAGGTGACAAGCGTCATCGACATCACGTCCCGTGACAAGTTCTTCAACGCGCTGCCGATGTTCCATAGCTTTGGGCTCACGGCAGGGACGCTCCTGCCTGTCATTAAAGGCATTCCGGTCTTCCTGTACCCCAGCCCCTTGCACTACAAGGCGATCTCCGAGCTGGTGTACGACCAGAATGCGACGATCCTGTTCGGCACCTCGACCTTCATGGCCGGCTATGGCCGGATGGCTCACCCGTACAACTTCTACTCCTTGCGGTACGTGTTTGCAGGAGCGGAAAAGCTGAAAGACGATGTGCGGAAGCTGTGGATGGAGAAATTCGGCGTGCGAATCTTCGAAGGCTACGGCGCTACCGAGACTGCCCCGATCCTGTCGCTGAACACCCCTTTGGCCAACAAGCCGGGAACTGTCGGCCGCCTGATGCCGGGCATGTCGTACCGCCTGGAGCCGGTCGAGGGCATCGAGAAAGGCGGACAGCTCCTGGTCAAAGGCCCCAACGTGATGAAGGGGTACATGATCCACGGGCAAGGCTTCGTGCCCGCAGAAGAATGGTACCAGACGGGAGATTTGGTCGAGGCGGACCGGGACGGCTTCCTCACCATCCAATCCCGCCTGAAGCGCTTCGCCAAAATCGGCGGCGAGATGGTGTCGCTCAATCTCGTCGAGGAGCTCGCCATGACGTGCTTCGGGCACTCCGGCTTCGCCGCCATCACCGTAAGCGACCCGCGCAAGGGCGAGCGCGTGCTGCTCTACACCACCGACGAAACCGTCCAACTGAGCCAGCTGCGCGCCTACTTGAGCGAGAAGCAATACTCGCCGTTGCTCATCCCCGGGGCGATGAGGCACATCAAGGAACTGCCGCTCCTGGGCAGCGGAAAAACCGATTACGTCAGTCTGAAACAGCTGGCAGAAAGCGAGAGGGAATGA
- a CDS encoding VanZ family protein, which translates to MKKSVAIVARIAVFIAFALYLVLVVKILLFKFGRIDLGGLCADMAAGMAHPELIRERLANRGNLIFFHEIRHYLDDLPTGESMIRHVNFIGNILAFLPFGFLLPLLRRPNRGAFLTVTLLSFLFSLCLETAQLLADIGIFDVDDLLLNTVGGVLGYFFYRLGRLVITAGGRIPLFSLFCPKPSKYTSRDTDRRHISEEKVNSLC; encoded by the coding sequence ATGAAAAAAAGTGTGGCTATCGTGGCGAGGATCGCTGTTTTCATCGCGTTTGCCCTGTATCTGGTGCTCGTCGTCAAAATCTTGCTGTTTAAATTCGGCCGGATCGATCTCGGCGGCCTTTGTGCCGATATGGCCGCAGGCATGGCTCATCCCGAGCTGATCCGCGAGCGTCTGGCCAACCGGGGAAATCTGATTTTCTTTCATGAAATCCGCCACTATCTCGACGACCTGCCGACAGGAGAGAGCATGATTCGCCATGTCAATTTCATTGGCAACATCTTGGCTTTTTTGCCCTTTGGCTTCTTGCTTCCGTTGCTTCGGCGGCCGAACCGGGGTGCTTTCCTGACTGTCACGCTCCTGTCCTTTCTCTTTAGCCTGTGTCTGGAAACCGCGCAGCTCCTGGCGGATATCGGCATCTTTGATGTCGACGACCTTCTGCTGAATACGGTAGGAGGGGTTCTGGGGTACTTCTTTTACCGATTGGGCCGTCTGGTGATAACCGCAGGGGGAAGAATTCCTCTGTTTTCCTTGTTTTGTCCCAAACCTAGCAAGTACACTAGTAGGGATACGGATAGACGACACATTTCGGAAGAGAAGGTGAATTCTCTTTGCTAG
- a CDS encoding D-alanyl-D-alanine carboxypeptidase family protein, whose amino-acid sequence MRKRKGRLVVLLFMAAGISWLLASMPFGMEKESVLARWEKAWGRLDARAAILLDAQSGEVLYSQNADTPYPVASMSKMMTEYLLLEAIRDGRAAWTDKVRISENAATVEGARVSLEAGEVYPLRDLYAAMAVGSANNAAVAIGEYLAGSTANFADRMSQKAAELGLDSSRFVNATGLAYDYGQNEMTARDVGRLAHRLITDFPQIVDLTSEPYVQLTSTGEQVASTNLMLTADDDSMRVTGLDGLKTGFTDEAGYCFTGTAKRGERRLISVVMGTETDEARFTETKKLLEMGF is encoded by the coding sequence ATGAGAAAAAGAAAGGGCAGGCTCGTGGTGCTGCTCTTCATGGCAGCGGGCATTTCCTGGCTGCTGGCATCGATGCCGTTTGGAATGGAGAAGGAGAGCGTGCTCGCCAGATGGGAAAAGGCATGGGGGCGGCTGGATGCGCGGGCAGCGATCTTGCTGGATGCACAGTCGGGAGAAGTGCTTTACAGTCAGAATGCGGATACCCCGTATCCGGTGGCGAGCATGTCAAAAATGATGACCGAGTACTTGCTGCTGGAAGCGATCCGCGACGGCCGGGCAGCGTGGACAGACAAGGTACGGATATCGGAAAATGCGGCGACGGTAGAAGGGGCAAGAGTCAGCCTCGAAGCGGGCGAAGTTTATCCGCTGCGGGATTTGTACGCAGCGATGGCGGTAGGCTCCGCGAACAACGCTGCCGTGGCCATCGGAGAGTATTTGGCGGGGAGCACTGCGAATTTCGCCGATCGGATGAGCCAAAAGGCGGCGGAGCTGGGGCTGGATTCTTCCCGGTTCGTCAATGCCACGGGACTCGCCTACGATTACGGGCAAAACGAGATGACAGCACGGGATGTAGGACGGCTGGCTCATCGGCTGATCACGGACTTTCCGCAGATCGTTGATTTGACGTCGGAACCGTACGTGCAATTGACGTCTACCGGAGAGCAGGTGGCAAGCACCAACCTGATGCTGACGGCCGATGACGACTCGATGCGGGTCACGGGCCTGGACGGACTAAAGACAGGCTTTACAGATGAAGCGGGCTACTGCTTTACTGGAACGGCAAAACGGGGAGAACGCCGGCTGATCTCCGTCGTCATGGGCACGGAAACAGACGAGGCGCGTTTTACGGAAACGAAAAAACTGCTGGAAATGGGGTTTTAG
- a CDS encoding ATP-binding protein, which translates to MKLNVRDIFRIVLDLLLSLLIFFAVFQTASFFANNYLYRIPEIREYVWLLRGTFGIESFKIVILLIATGLFAVWTVVRVRKYIEQKQMEHIITELHYIAKGNYDHQISIRPRGSLGDVVDSIHALVKSAVDAMEEERRLEQSKDELVTNVSHDLRTPLTSIMGYLGLIEQGKYQDEQQIKQYSHIAYEKAKQMNVLVNDLFEYTKVRHRGTHLNRTQFDLVELVEQVSVGFRIAAHEAGLQLRVETPDEKVEMWGDTDKLVRVLENLISNAIKYGKDGTTIAVRLFDVPEGVAFSVANNGQPIPDEALPNLFERFYRVEGSRSTKTGGSGLGLAIAKSIIDLHQGEISVTSDAEWTTFTVTLPRTVPPN; encoded by the coding sequence TTGAAGCTTAATGTCCGGGACATCTTCAGGATCGTACTCGATCTGCTGCTCAGCCTGCTGATTTTCTTTGCCGTTTTCCAGACGGCCTCCTTTTTCGCCAACAACTACTTGTACCGCATCCCCGAAATCCGGGAGTATGTATGGCTGCTGCGGGGCACCTTTGGCATCGAGTCCTTCAAGATCGTGATTTTGCTGATCGCTACAGGGCTGTTCGCCGTCTGGACAGTGGTCCGTGTCCGGAAGTACATCGAGCAGAAGCAGATGGAGCATATCATCACGGAGCTGCATTACATCGCGAAGGGAAACTACGATCACCAGATCTCGATACGGCCTCGGGGCAGTCTCGGCGATGTCGTGGACAGCATCCACGCCCTGGTCAAAAGCGCTGTCGATGCGATGGAGGAGGAGCGGCGGTTGGAGCAGTCCAAGGACGAGCTGGTCACGAACGTCTCGCATGATTTGCGCACGCCGTTGACCTCGATCATGGGGTATCTGGGCCTGATCGAACAAGGAAAGTACCAGGACGAACAGCAAATCAAGCAGTACTCCCATATCGCCTATGAAAAGGCGAAGCAGATGAACGTGCTGGTCAACGATCTGTTCGAATACACCAAAGTGCGTCATCGCGGCACCCATTTGAACCGGACGCAGTTCGACCTCGTGGAGCTGGTCGAGCAAGTGTCGGTAGGATTTCGCATCGCCGCCCACGAAGCCGGCCTGCAGCTGCGGGTAGAGACGCCGGACGAAAAGGTCGAGATGTGGGGAGACACCGACAAGCTCGTTCGGGTGCTCGAAAATCTCATCTCCAATGCGATCAAGTACGGAAAAGACGGCACGACGATCGCGGTCCGCCTGTTCGATGTTCCGGAGGGCGTCGCCTTTTCGGTCGCAAACAACGGACAGCCGATCCCGGACGAAGCGCTGCCCAATTTGTTCGAACGCTTTTACCGCGTAGAAGGATCGCGCTCGACCAAGACGGGCGGTTCGGGGCTGGGGCTGGCGATTGCCAAGAGCATCATCGACCTGCACCAGGGCGAAATCTCTGTGACGAGCGATGCGGAGTGGACCACATTTACCGTGACGTTGCCCCGAACCGTTCCGCCGAATTGA